Proteins encoded in a region of the Tribolium castaneum strain GA2 chromosome 7, icTriCast1.1, whole genome shotgun sequence genome:
- the CAP gene encoding uncharacterized protein CAP isoform X13, which translates to MTTREVVLDGGSPWGFRLHGGVDVHQPLRVSRVNPGSKAALRGIREGDFITSINNQSTKDITNAEAHTLLRNSGDTLKLGLNEDTNRSPKRRQYKTVHQETHSETVKKSSVTSYTVTSLETSNHNGTSKPPCSSSSSSTSTYTSLPSPSGCSKKGKEAKRISKLLGKNRRVFSLLEEIDAELITAKGFLLGRGVWSPGQKQDYQPPERQRQVKDEPISPVWTPKSATSSPTVEKKEFRPVKFESPVLSRKNPNKTEGGKEPPWKSPETSSDTGITLSSTLEKRLPTSQSAPISGFCDFPATRLPKAQNPTITLLQKAREGQLPKGALYIEEQPPFVGPGEIRTYARLFLRPLTNQIAVYKIKSEYTSESDSEKPRKMADLGPRKFEGIGPTTKDGMPLILRSEVKDANQSKWYKKMYDTIHKQKPHRDEFVTIKYKQRRGNYPYSSGYLSEPEPGAYDSDYTDYKYATLDRRRQTRDKENDYSVATMPRSVPETIIKHGHDPYKNQPGRIENYIPGRSSISEKEAKEWWDEVMDIFDGWLDDNSALPSYDIMFARALAKSHLEQQKRVPPQTKSFINQALKESGYESDSTLVFRRRDESTQLSPSEQKEAYKIIQKGGDIPLHGLRKPAPERPKDEPEMEYFPISPTLTRIRIHKKTIKPQREILCYPVTIHPHPSQVFANIKQKKPPSPPRRRSSRNNTTLRLISTIKSEKPRHRHETCFTSDTNVKYLRDKLTCKLGTKPKIRVSKVVTGTPDVKKVVSTVSTTKDSKTRKVESRTSVHAKPRRSTTQPGKTFGSEKKKFDLTLPKTRSGIKSSPDLLSPNEVKKAVELQKTTYKKTNVVLPSRTVPIKVGITEKGKQILKGKKTTISTIGRPKTITKMKDTPIIKQKEAIQTDHFFQNLLLRDSPLPPVVRQTTPKRTEPSLSAMKVYLTHTRPVTDSKFRSLDLAMRSRSISPKSVTFDGEKRSSSLPPKLIFSQTSRPVSPKVVPRSPSTRKIMQLKGQPMIPEVSLYSCPSVCHSTSSLESCKSTRFRDLNQFYAAIERFGRLEQTAASRTPRRRGEGEIIDFDRWKEVRTRERAEKELETLVMQLKHDAKEKGFLFSPKEVEKYRWKRELDRGLRIKEKSVDDIKEEFERLKLFEPKPPINDTYKPLWRGDSVLSLANKMVERRSLSEGRRTKKWADCDEKLLTRAIGSRIWSSLSNEQIGILKNQLSEIYGQKQQDCSIDVPPNPKTSSDLTVRRNSDSGAKSSTDDSAQTVIEVKRDEIKEKVKFFENASVESYSPTVYKPLEDPPDCSLSKVKSQSNQDFEELFGERFGRRPSPSLSDGTSRSRSLSPFFEVRTGEVRRLRSKFDGRSHSDSNLHKIGENVQFLRSKYEYPAHVGRGRSRVRRGVVSPTFLRAEDRFMPHINIISKIASLYARKEPQKGEDCVPVPMGEVEKLRRRFDDVSLLGEMFTSSPNLRELRDIAPYLAASWIAHKYPKCEDNTRSLSSPEGSAGSRDTSLVLRSRPKSVSPLPKQEDGKKRLERYKEWTKLQRPTVSFKEPEVPVPPPKGHHARGLQQESPRKYVENEVTIHYKTPVRQEIKEYLSEDELAHRQAEAMKKIYQEERRRKYLQVSKSLQVSREEELQDMNNRRHTDNFIPSQKSPIPLNRYDDFDGGFSPPVKPRPKSPEPRLMARALYNFVGQTARELTFRKGDLIYVRRQVDKNWYEGELNAMVGLFPVNYVEIVPYDTAKSTPRKSHEGQARAKYNFVAQTHLELSLAKGELVIITRRVDDNWFEGKIGGRKGIFPVSYVEVLIDPSDPPPPSSKPVASPAAHSLLLNGSAGGKESMGSHSYTPALSSNQLTSSYHAKPVQVSSYGSLSRGGKSPVNQALHIETQSEPVPYRALYKYLPQNDDELELLEGDTVYVLEKCDDGWYVGSSDRTGAFGTFPGNYVEKI; encoded by the exons GTAAACCCTGGCAGTAAAGCTGCGCTTCGAGGCATCCGTGAAGGAGATTTCATCACTTCGATCAACAACCAATCCACAAAGGATATCACCAATGCCGAAGCTCACACTCTATTGAGGAATTCCGGAGATACCTTAAAGCTCGGCTTAAACGA GGATACCAACCGCTCTCCGAAACGTCGACAATACAAAACCGTGCACCAGGAAACCCATTCGGAGACGGTTAAAA AGTCCAGTGTGACGTCATACACCGTCACGTCGCTCGAAACATCGAATCACAACG GTACCTCCAAACCGCCCTGTTCTTCTAGCTCATCCTCCACCTCCACGTACACATCGCTTCCATCTCCTTCAG GGTGCTCCAAAAAAGGGAAGGAGGCGAAGAGAATTAGCAAACTTCTGGGTAAAAATCGACGCGTTTTCAGCTTGTTGGAGGAGATAGATGCAGAACTAATCACAGCTAAAGGGTTTTTGCTTGGGAGAG GTGTGTGGTCGCCGGGCCAGAAACAGGACTACCAACCACCAGAACGCCAAAGACAAGTCAAAGATGAGCCCATTTCGCCGGTGTGGACACCAAAAAGCGCCACTTCAAGCCCCACAGTCGAAAAAAAGGAGTTTCGACCAGTTAAGTTCGAATCACCGGTTCTGAGCCGAAAAAACCCGAATAAAACCGAG GGGGGGAAGGAACCTCCCTGGAAATCACCGGAAACGAGCAGCGACACCGGAATCACCCTCTCCAGCACCCTCGAAAAACGTCTTCCAACTAGTCAATCGGCTCCGATTTCCGGATTTTGTGATTTTCCAGCCACAAGATTACCGAAAGCGCAAAATCCAACAATCACGCTGTTGCAGAAAGCGCGAG AAGGCCAGCTGCCCAAGGGGGCCCTGTATATCGAGGAGCAGCCCCCTTTTGTAGGCCCCGGTGAGATACGTACGTACGCCCGCCTTTTCCTCCGCCCTCTAACCAATCAAATTGCAGTGTACAAGATCAAGAGCGAATACACGAGCGAATCAGATAGCGAGAAGCCGCGTAAAATGGCCGACCTTGGCCCGCGAAAATTTGAAGGTATTGGCCCGACAACAAAAGATGGAATGCCTCTTATACTTAGATCA GAGGTGAAAGATGCCAACCAGTCAAAATGGTACAAGAAAATGTACGATACCATCCACAAACAGAAGCCACATCGAG ACGAGTTCGTTACCATCAAGTACAAACAGCGCAGAG GGAATTATCCTTACTCTTCCGGGTATTTGTCGGAACCGGAACCTGGAGCTTATGACAGCGATTACACGGACTATAAGTACGCCACTCTGGACAGGAGACGCCAAACAAGGGATAAAGAGAACGACTATAGTGTTGCAACTATGCCAAGATCGGTGCCAGAAAC AATAATCAAGCATGGCCATGACCCTTACAAGAACCAACCCGGCCGCATCGAGAACTACATTCCCGGCCGCTCCTCCATCTCCGAGAAGGAAGCGAAAGAA TGGTGGGACGAAGTGATGGATATATTCGACGGG TGGTTGGACGACAATTCAGCACTGCCAAGCTATGATATTATGTTCGCCAGAGCCTTAGCAAAATCT CACTTGGAGCAGCAGAAGAGGGTACCACCACAAACCAAGAGTTTCATCAACCA GGCTCTCAAGGAATCTGGATATGAAAGCGACTCGACTCTAGTTTTCCGGCGAAGGGACGAATCCACTCAATTGAGCCCTTCCGAGCAAAAGGAAGCCTACAAGATTATACAAAAAGGGGGCGATATTCCCTTACACGGCCTTCGGAAACCGGCCCCCGAACGCCCCAAAG ACGAACCGGAAATGGAATACTTTCCGATCTCGCCAACGTTGACTCGAATCCGCATACACAAAAAAACCATCAAACCACAAAGAGAAATCCTCTGCTACCCTGTAACCATACACCCACACCCATCCCAAGTTTTTGCCAacattaagcaaaaaaaaccaCCTTCACCACCTCGGAGACGATCCTCCAGAAACAACACCACCTTAAGACTCATTTCGACCATAAAAAGCGAAAAACCAAGACACAGACACGAAACGTGCTTCACTTCCGACACAAACGTGAAGTACTTGCGTGATAAACTCACCTGTAAGTTGGGCACCAAGCCCAAAATTAGGGTATCCAAGGTGGTAACAGGAACACCTGATGTCAAAAAAGTAGTTTCCACGGTTAGCACAACTAAAGATTCGAAAACCAGAAAGGTCGAAAGTCGTACCAGTGTACATGCAAAACCCAGGAGAAGTACTACCCAGCCTGGGAAAACCTTTGGTAGtgagaagaaaaaatttgacttgacTTTGCCCAAAACCAGGAGTGGTATCAAAAGTTCGCCCGATTTGTTGTCACCAAACGAGGTCAAAAAGGCAGTCGAGTTACAGAAAACCACCTACAAGAAAACCAACGTGGTACTACCCTCACGCACCGTTCCCATCAAAGTCGGAATAACAGAAAAGGGGAAACAAATCCTGAAAGGGAAAAAAACCACGATCTCGACCATTGGTCGCCCCAAAACCATCACCAAAATGAAAGACACGCCcatcataaaacaaaaagaagCGATTCAAACCGACCACTTCTTCCAAAACTTGCTTCTGCGCGATTCGCCACTTCCGCCAGTCGTTCGCCAGACCACGCCCAAACGAACGGAACCCTCCCTAAGCGCCATGAAAGTCTACCTAACGCACACACGTCCTGTAACCGACTCAAAATTCCGCAGTCTTGACCTGGCGATGCGTTCGCGCTCAATCAGCCCGAAAAGTGTGACTTTCGACGGCGAAAAACGCAGCTCAAGTCTTCCCCCAAAACTGATCTTTTCCCAAACAAGTCGCCCCGTTTCGCCCAAAGTGGTACCACGCTCACCATCCACTCGGAAGATCATGCAGTTGAAGGGCCAACCAATGATCCCTGAAGTTTCGCTTTACTCATGCCCCAGTGTTTGCCACAGCACCAGTTCGCTGGAATCGTGCAAATCCACACGGTTTAGAGACTTGAACCAGTTTTATGCCGCCATTGAACGCTTTGGTCGCTTGGAACAAACAGCAGCGTCTCGGACGCCGCGAAGACGTGGCGAAGGCGAAATCATCGACTTCGACAGGTGGAAGGAGGTGCGGACGCGCGAACGGGCGGAGAAAGAGTTGGAAACGCTTGTCATGCAACTGAAACACGATGCCAAGGAGAAGGGGTTCTTGTTCAGTCCCAAGGAAGTGGAGAAGTACCGATGGAAGCGCGAGCTGGACCGGGGGCTGAGGATTAAGGAGAAGTCGGTTGATGATATCAAGGAGGAGTTCGAACGATTGAAATTGTTTGAGCCAAAACCGCCAATTAACGATACGTACAAGCCGTTATGGCGTGGCGATTCTGTCTTGAGTCTTGCCAATAAAATGGTCGAACGGCGGTCGTTATCCGAGGGCCGGAGGACCAAAAAATGGGCCGATTGTGACGAAAAGCTCCTAACTCGGGCCATTGGTAGTAGAATCTGGTCGAGTCTTTCAAATGAACAGATTGGTATCTTGAAGAACCAATTGAGTGAGATTTACGGGCAAAAACAACAAGACTGCTCCATTGACGTACCACCGAACCCCAAGACAAGTAGCGACTTGACTGTGCGTCGGAACTCCGACAGTGGGGCGAAGAGTAGTACGGACGACTCCGCCCAAACCGTAATCGAGGTAAAACGGGACGAAATCAAGGAGAAAGTCAAGTTTTTTGAGAACGCTTCCGTCGAAAGTTACTCTCCGACGGTCTACAAGCCTCTGGAAGACCCTCCTGACTGTTCCCTCAGCAAAGTCAAGTCGCAATCAAACCAGGATTTTGAGGAACTCTTCGGGGAGCGTTTCGGGCGAAGACCGAGCCCTTCATTATCAGACGGAACGTCCCGAAGTCGCAGCTTATCCCCTTTTTTTGAGGTGCGAACCGGCGAAGTTCGCCGGTTGAGGAGCAAGTTCGACGGACGCTCCCACAGCGATTCAAACCTTCACAAAATCGGCGAAAACGTGCAGTTTTTGAGGAGTAAGTACGAGTATCCAGCTCACGTAGGCCGTGGCAGGAGTAGAGTTCGCCGCGGTGTAGTTTCGCCGACGTTTCTAAGAGCTGAGGACCGTTTCATGCCTCATATCAACATCATCAGTAAAATCGCGAGTCTCTACGCACGCAAAGAACCTCAAAAAGGTGAGGATTGTGTTCCTGTTCCGATGGGAGAGGTTGAAAAATTGAGGAGGAGGTTTGACGATGTTTCCCTTCTGGGCGAAATGTTCACTTCTTCGCCCAACTTGAGGGAATTGAGGGATATAGCTCCCTATTTGGCGGCGTCCTGGATTGCACACAAGTACCCGAAATGTGAGGATAATACGAGGTCACTGTCTTCTCCCGAGGGTAGTGCTGGGTCAAGGGATACGTCTCTAGTGCTAAGATCCCGTCCTAAGTCCGTTTCCCCTCTCCCGAAACAAGAAGATGGGAAGAAACGGCTTGAAAGGTACAAAGAGTGGACCAAGTTACAAAGACCCACAGTTTCGTTTAAAG AACCAGAGGTTCCGGTACCGCCGCCCAAAGGACACCATGCAAGAGGTCTACAGCAAG aatCTCCAAGAAAATATGTGGAAAACGAAGTGACAATCCATTACAAGACGCCAGTCAGGCAAGAAATCAAAGAATATTTGAGCGAAGACGAGCTCGCCCATCGGCAAGCCGAAGCCATGAAGAAAATCTATCAGGAAGAACGTCGACGAAAATATCTTCAGGTTAGCAAGTCGTTGCAAGTAAGTAGAGAGGAG GAACTCCAAGACATGAATAACCGCCGCCACACCGACAACTTCATCCCCTCGCAAAAATCCCCCATCCCCCTTAACCGCTACGACGACTTCGACGGTGGTTTTTCACCCCCAGTTAAACCCCGTCCTAAATCACCAGAACCTAGACTTATGGCTCGAGCTTTGTATAATTTCGTTGGACAAACAGCCAGAGAACTGACCTTCCGTAAGGGGGACCTCATCTACGTGAGACGACAAGTCGACAAAAACTGGTACGAAGGAGAGTTGAATGCCATGGTCGGGCTTTTCCCGGTCAACTATGTCGAG ATCGTCCCCTACGACACTGCCAAATCAACCCCTCGCAAGTCCCACGAAGGCCAAGCTAGAGCCAAGTACAACTTCGTGGCCCAAACCCACCTCGAGCTCTCTTTAGCCAAAGGAGAACTTGTCATAATTACTAGAAGAGTTGACGATAATTGGTTTGAAGGAAAAATCGGAGGTCGTAAGGGAATTTTCCCTGTTTCTTACGTCGAGGTTCTGATCGATCCTAGTGATCCGCCACCACCAAGCAGCAAACCGGTGGCAAGTCCAGCCGCCCATTCCTTGCTCCTGAATGGGTCAGCTGGAGGGAAGGAGTCCATGGGGAGTCATAGCTATACTCCAGCTTTGTCCTCGAACCAGTTAACTAGCAGTTATCATGCCAAACCTGTACAAGTTAGTAGTTATGGATCGTTGAGTCGAGGGGGGAAAAGTCCGGTTAATCAGGCGCTGCATATTGAGACCCAGTCGGAACCAGTACC
- the CAP gene encoding uncharacterized protein CAP isoform X14, giving the protein MTTREVVLDGGSPWGFRLHGGVDVHQPLRVSRVNPGSKAALRGIREGDFITSINNQSTKDITNAEAHTLLRNSGDTLKLGLNEDTNRSPKRRQYKTVHQETHSETVKKSSVTSYTVTSLETSNHNGTSKPPCSSSSSSTSTYTSLPSPSGVWSPGQKQDYQPPERQRQVKDEPISPVWTPKSATSSPTVEKKEFRPVKFESPVLSRKNPNKTEGGKEPPWKSPETSSDTGITLSSTLEKRLPTSQSAPISGFCDFPATRLPKAQNPTITLLQKAREGQLPKGALYIEEQPPFVGPGEIRTYARLFLRPLTNQIAVYKIKSEYTSESDSEKPRKMADLGPRKFEGIGPTTKDGMPLILRSEVKDANQSKWYKKMYDTIHKQKPHRDEFVTIKYKQRRGNYPYSSGYLSEPEPGAYDSDYTDYKYATLDRRRQTRDKENDYSVATMPRSVPETIIKHGHDPYKNQPGRIENYIPGRSSISEKEAKEWWDEVMDIFDGWLDDNSALPSYDIMFARALAKSHLEQQKRVPPQTKSFINQALKESGYESDSTLVFRRRDESTQLSPSEQKEAYKIIQKGGDIPLHGLRKPAPERPKDEPEMEYFPISPTLTRIRIHKKTIKPQREILCYPVTIHPHPSQVFANIKQKKPPSPPRRRSSRNNTTLRLISTIKSEKPRHRHETCFTSDTNVKYLRDKLTCKLGTKPKIRVSKVVTGTPDVKKVVSTVSTTKDSKTRKVESRTSVHAKPRRSTTQPGKTFGSEKKKFDLTLPKTRSGIKSSPDLLSPNEVKKAVELQKTTYKKTNVVLPSRTVPIKVGITEKGKQILKGKKTTISTIGRPKTITKMKDTPIIKQKEAIQTDHFFQNLLLRDSPLPPVVRQTTPKRTEPSLSAMKVYLTHTRPVTDSKFRSLDLAMRSRSISPKSVTFDGEKRSSSLPPKLIFSQTSRPVSPKVVPRSPSTRKIMQLKGQPMIPEVSLYSCPSVCHSTSSLESCKSTRFRDLNQFYAAIERFGRLEQTAASRTPRRRGEGEIIDFDRWKEVRTRERAEKELETLVMQLKHDAKEKGFLFSPKEVEKYRWKRELDRGLRIKEKSVDDIKEEFERLKLFEPKPPINDTYKPLWRGDSVLSLANKMVERRSLSEGRRTKKWADCDEKLLTRAIGSRIWSSLSNEQIGILKNQLSEIYGQKQQDCSIDVPPNPKTSSDLTVRRNSDSGAKSSTDDSAQTVIEVKRDEIKEKVKFFENASVESYSPTVYKPLEDPPDCSLSKVKSQSNQDFEELFGERFGRRPSPSLSDGTSRSRSLSPFFEVRTGEVRRLRSKFDGRSHSDSNLHKIGENVQFLRSKYEYPAHVGRGRSRVRRGVVSPTFLRAEDRFMPHINIISKIASLYARKEPQKGEDCVPVPMGEVEKLRRRFDDVSLLGEMFTSSPNLRELRDIAPYLAASWIAHKYPKCEDNTRSLSSPEGSAGSRDTSLVLRSRPKSVSPLPKQEDGKKRLERYKEWTKLQRPTVSFKEPEVPVPPPKGHHARGLQQESPRKYVENEVTIHYKTPVRQEIKEYLSEDELAHRQAEAMKKIYQEERRRKYLQVSKSLQVSREEELQDMNNRRHTDNFIPSQKSPIPLNRYDDFDGGFSPPVKPRPKSPEPRLMARALYNFVGQTARELTFRKGDLIYVRRQVDKNWYEGELNAMVGLFPVNYVEIVPYDTAKSTPRKSHEGQARAKYNFVAQTHLELSLAKGELVIITRRVDDNWFEGKIGGRKGIFPVSYVEVLIDPSDPPPPSSKPVASPAAHSLLLNGSAGGKESMGSHSYTPALSSNQLTSSYHAKPVQVSSYGSLSRGGKSPVNQALHIETQSEPVPYRALYKYLPQNDDELELLEGDTVYVLEKCDDGWYVGSSDRTGAFGTFPGNYVEKI; this is encoded by the exons GTAAACCCTGGCAGTAAAGCTGCGCTTCGAGGCATCCGTGAAGGAGATTTCATCACTTCGATCAACAACCAATCCACAAAGGATATCACCAATGCCGAAGCTCACACTCTATTGAGGAATTCCGGAGATACCTTAAAGCTCGGCTTAAACGA GGATACCAACCGCTCTCCGAAACGTCGACAATACAAAACCGTGCACCAGGAAACCCATTCGGAGACGGTTAAAA AGTCCAGTGTGACGTCATACACCGTCACGTCGCTCGAAACATCGAATCACAACG GTACCTCCAAACCGCCCTGTTCTTCTAGCTCATCCTCCACCTCCACGTACACATCGCTTCCATCTCCTTCAG GTGTGTGGTCGCCGGGCCAGAAACAGGACTACCAACCACCAGAACGCCAAAGACAAGTCAAAGATGAGCCCATTTCGCCGGTGTGGACACCAAAAAGCGCCACTTCAAGCCCCACAGTCGAAAAAAAGGAGTTTCGACCAGTTAAGTTCGAATCACCGGTTCTGAGCCGAAAAAACCCGAATAAAACCGAG GGGGGGAAGGAACCTCCCTGGAAATCACCGGAAACGAGCAGCGACACCGGAATCACCCTCTCCAGCACCCTCGAAAAACGTCTTCCAACTAGTCAATCGGCTCCGATTTCCGGATTTTGTGATTTTCCAGCCACAAGATTACCGAAAGCGCAAAATCCAACAATCACGCTGTTGCAGAAAGCGCGAG AAGGCCAGCTGCCCAAGGGGGCCCTGTATATCGAGGAGCAGCCCCCTTTTGTAGGCCCCGGTGAGATACGTACGTACGCCCGCCTTTTCCTCCGCCCTCTAACCAATCAAATTGCAGTGTACAAGATCAAGAGCGAATACACGAGCGAATCAGATAGCGAGAAGCCGCGTAAAATGGCCGACCTTGGCCCGCGAAAATTTGAAGGTATTGGCCCGACAACAAAAGATGGAATGCCTCTTATACTTAGATCA GAGGTGAAAGATGCCAACCAGTCAAAATGGTACAAGAAAATGTACGATACCATCCACAAACAGAAGCCACATCGAG ACGAGTTCGTTACCATCAAGTACAAACAGCGCAGAG GGAATTATCCTTACTCTTCCGGGTATTTGTCGGAACCGGAACCTGGAGCTTATGACAGCGATTACACGGACTATAAGTACGCCACTCTGGACAGGAGACGCCAAACAAGGGATAAAGAGAACGACTATAGTGTTGCAACTATGCCAAGATCGGTGCCAGAAAC AATAATCAAGCATGGCCATGACCCTTACAAGAACCAACCCGGCCGCATCGAGAACTACATTCCCGGCCGCTCCTCCATCTCCGAGAAGGAAGCGAAAGAA TGGTGGGACGAAGTGATGGATATATTCGACGGG TGGTTGGACGACAATTCAGCACTGCCAAGCTATGATATTATGTTCGCCAGAGCCTTAGCAAAATCT CACTTGGAGCAGCAGAAGAGGGTACCACCACAAACCAAGAGTTTCATCAACCA GGCTCTCAAGGAATCTGGATATGAAAGCGACTCGACTCTAGTTTTCCGGCGAAGGGACGAATCCACTCAATTGAGCCCTTCCGAGCAAAAGGAAGCCTACAAGATTATACAAAAAGGGGGCGATATTCCCTTACACGGCCTTCGGAAACCGGCCCCCGAACGCCCCAAAG ACGAACCGGAAATGGAATACTTTCCGATCTCGCCAACGTTGACTCGAATCCGCATACACAAAAAAACCATCAAACCACAAAGAGAAATCCTCTGCTACCCTGTAACCATACACCCACACCCATCCCAAGTTTTTGCCAacattaagcaaaaaaaaccaCCTTCACCACCTCGGAGACGATCCTCCAGAAACAACACCACCTTAAGACTCATTTCGACCATAAAAAGCGAAAAACCAAGACACAGACACGAAACGTGCTTCACTTCCGACACAAACGTGAAGTACTTGCGTGATAAACTCACCTGTAAGTTGGGCACCAAGCCCAAAATTAGGGTATCCAAGGTGGTAACAGGAACACCTGATGTCAAAAAAGTAGTTTCCACGGTTAGCACAACTAAAGATTCGAAAACCAGAAAGGTCGAAAGTCGTACCAGTGTACATGCAAAACCCAGGAGAAGTACTACCCAGCCTGGGAAAACCTTTGGTAGtgagaagaaaaaatttgacttgacTTTGCCCAAAACCAGGAGTGGTATCAAAAGTTCGCCCGATTTGTTGTCACCAAACGAGGTCAAAAAGGCAGTCGAGTTACAGAAAACCACCTACAAGAAAACCAACGTGGTACTACCCTCACGCACCGTTCCCATCAAAGTCGGAATAACAGAAAAGGGGAAACAAATCCTGAAAGGGAAAAAAACCACGATCTCGACCATTGGTCGCCCCAAAACCATCACCAAAATGAAAGACACGCCcatcataaaacaaaaagaagCGATTCAAACCGACCACTTCTTCCAAAACTTGCTTCTGCGCGATTCGCCACTTCCGCCAGTCGTTCGCCAGACCACGCCCAAACGAACGGAACCCTCCCTAAGCGCCATGAAAGTCTACCTAACGCACACACGTCCTGTAACCGACTCAAAATTCCGCAGTCTTGACCTGGCGATGCGTTCGCGCTCAATCAGCCCGAAAAGTGTGACTTTCGACGGCGAAAAACGCAGCTCAAGTCTTCCCCCAAAACTGATCTTTTCCCAAACAAGTCGCCCCGTTTCGCCCAAAGTGGTACCACGCTCACCATCCACTCGGAAGATCATGCAGTTGAAGGGCCAACCAATGATCCCTGAAGTTTCGCTTTACTCATGCCCCAGTGTTTGCCACAGCACCAGTTCGCTGGAATCGTGCAAATCCACACGGTTTAGAGACTTGAACCAGTTTTATGCCGCCATTGAACGCTTTGGTCGCTTGGAACAAACAGCAGCGTCTCGGACGCCGCGAAGACGTGGCGAAGGCGAAATCATCGACTTCGACAGGTGGAAGGAGGTGCGGACGCGCGAACGGGCGGAGAAAGAGTTGGAAACGCTTGTCATGCAACTGAAACACGATGCCAAGGAGAAGGGGTTCTTGTTCAGTCCCAAGGAAGTGGAGAAGTACCGATGGAAGCGCGAGCTGGACCGGGGGCTGAGGATTAAGGAGAAGTCGGTTGATGATATCAAGGAGGAGTTCGAACGATTGAAATTGTTTGAGCCAAAACCGCCAATTAACGATACGTACAAGCCGTTATGGCGTGGCGATTCTGTCTTGAGTCTTGCCAATAAAATGGTCGAACGGCGGTCGTTATCCGAGGGCCGGAGGACCAAAAAATGGGCCGATTGTGACGAAAAGCTCCTAACTCGGGCCATTGGTAGTAGAATCTGGTCGAGTCTTTCAAATGAACAGATTGGTATCTTGAAGAACCAATTGAGTGAGATTTACGGGCAAAAACAACAAGACTGCTCCATTGACGTACCACCGAACCCCAAGACAAGTAGCGACTTGACTGTGCGTCGGAACTCCGACAGTGGGGCGAAGAGTAGTACGGACGACTCCGCCCAAACCGTAATCGAGGTAAAACGGGACGAAATCAAGGAGAAAGTCAAGTTTTTTGAGAACGCTTCCGTCGAAAGTTACTCTCCGACGGTCTACAAGCCTCTGGAAGACCCTCCTGACTGTTCCCTCAGCAAAGTCAAGTCGCAATCAAACCAGGATTTTGAGGAACTCTTCGGGGAGCGTTTCGGGCGAAGACCGAGCCCTTCATTATCAGACGGAACGTCCCGAAGTCGCAGCTTATCCCCTTTTTTTGAGGTGCGAACCGGCGAAGTTCGCCGGTTGAGGAGCAAGTTCGACGGACGCTCCCACAGCGATTCAAACCTTCACAAAATCGGCGAAAACGTGCAGTTTTTGAGGAGTAAGTACGAGTATCCAGCTCACGTAGGCCGTGGCAGGAGTAGAGTTCGCCGCGGTGTAGTTTCGCCGACGTTTCTAAGAGCTGAGGACCGTTTCATGCCTCATATCAACATCATCAGTAAAATCGCGAGTCTCTACGCACGCAAAGAACCTCAAAAAGGTGAGGATTGTGTTCCTGTTCCGATGGGAGAGGTTGAAAAATTGAGGAGGAGGTTTGACGATGTTTCCCTTCTGGGCGAAATGTTCACTTCTTCGCCCAACTTGAGGGAATTGAGGGATATAGCTCCCTATTTGGCGGCGTCCTGGATTGCACACAAGTACCCGAAATGTGAGGATAATACGAGGTCACTGTCTTCTCCCGAGGGTAGTGCTGGGTCAAGGGATACGTCTCTAGTGCTAAGATCCCGTCCTAAGTCCGTTTCCCCTCTCCCGAAACAAGAAGATGGGAAGAAACGGCTTGAAAGGTACAAAGAGTGGACCAAGTTACAAAGACCCACAGTTTCGTTTAAAG AACCAGAGGTTCCGGTACCGCCGCCCAAAGGACACCATGCAAGAGGTCTACAGCAAG aatCTCCAAGAAAATATGTGGAAAACGAAGTGACAATCCATTACAAGACGCCAGTCAGGCAAGAAATCAAAGAATATTTGAGCGAAGACGAGCTCGCCCATCGGCAAGCCGAAGCCATGAAGAAAATCTATCAGGAAGAACGTCGACGAAAATATCTTCAGGTTAGCAAGTCGTTGCAAGTAAGTAGAGAGGAG GAACTCCAAGACATGAATAACCGCCGCCACACCGACAACTTCATCCCCTCGCAAAAATCCCCCATCCCCCTTAACCGCTACGACGACTTCGACGGTGGTTTTTCACCCCCAGTTAAACCCCGTCCTAAATCACCAGAACCTAGACTTATGGCTCGAGCTTTGTATAATTTCGTTGGACAAACAGCCAGAGAACTGACCTTCCGTAAGGGGGACCTCATCTACGTGAGACGACAAGTCGACAAAAACTGGTACGAAGGAGAGTTGAATGCCATGGTCGGGCTTTTCCCGGTCAACTATGTCGAG ATCGTCCCCTACGACACTGCCAAATCAACCCCTCGCAAGTCCCACGAAGGCCAAGCTAGAGCCAAGTACAACTTCGTGGCCCAAACCCACCTCGAGCTCTCTTTAGCCAAAGGAGAACTTGTCATAATTACTAGAAGAGTTGACGATAATTGGTTTGAAGGAAAAATCGGAGGTCGTAAGGGAATTTTCCCTGTTTCTTACGTCGAGGTTCTGATCGATCCTAGTGATCCGCCACCACCAAGCAGCAAACCGGTGGCAAGTCCAGCCGCCCATTCCTTGCTCCTGAATGGGTCAGCTGGAGGGAAGGAGTCCATGGGGAGTCATAGCTATACTCCAGCTTTGTCCTCGAACCAGTTAACTAGCAGTTATCATGCCAAACCTGTACAAGTTAGTAGTTATGGATCGTTGAGTCGAGGGGGGAAAAGTCCGGTTAATCAGGCGCTGCATATTGAGACCCAGTCGGAACCAGTACC